A genomic segment from Anabas testudineus chromosome 6, fAnaTes1.2, whole genome shotgun sequence encodes:
- the odf3b gene encoding outer dense fiber protein 3-B, with translation MATAEPWVGIWRPHRPRGPIAALYGSPGPKYALPGLTGISKHDPTKYKAPMFSFGIRHDQSSSDCSPGPRYLIPSNITREGRDGTPAFSLHSRPKEPGLFRAPGPGHYSPERSGRSVFHSSPAYSLSARSKEVSTSQTPGPASYCLPPVLGSKTVVTSAAPTYSLCGRSKTGSFHEDLKKTPGPAAYKVVDPCIYRQKPPQYSMTGRNFAPGETTKKPGPGAHCPEQVTFTKPKAPSFSFGLRHSEYISPLIADVPE, from the exons ATGGCAACTGCTGAACCTTGGGTTGGGATCTGGAGGCCCCACAGGCCAAGAGGGCCCATAGCTGCCCTCTATGGTAGCCCAGGGCCGAAGTATGCACTACCTGGACTCACAG GTATTTCTAAACATGATCCTACAAAGTACAAAGCACCAATGTTCAGTTTTGGGATTCGTCATGACCAGTCGAGCTCTGACTGCTCCCCTGGACCAAGATACCTTATCCCCTCAAACATCACTAGAGAGGGCAGAGACGGCACTCCTGCATTTTCACTCCACAGCCGTCCAAAGGAGCCAGGATTGTTCCGGGCCCCTGGACCAG gtcACTACTCCCCAGAGCGTTCAGGGAGGTCAGTCTTCCACTCTTCTCCTGCTTATTCGCTGTCTGCGAGGAGCAAAGAAGTCAGTACTAGCCAAACACCAG GTCCAGCCTCCTACTGTTTGCCCCCTGTGCTGGGGTCCAAAACTGTGGTCACATCTGCTGCTCCTACCTATTCACTCTGTGGCCGCAGCAAAACAGGCAGCTTTCATGAAGACCTGAAGAAG ACTCCTGGCCCTGCTGCCTACAAAGTTGTGGATCCTTGTATTTACAGGCAGAAACCTCCCCAGTACAGCATGACAGGCCGCAACTTTGCTCCTGGTGAAACCACTAAGAAACCAGGACCTGGAGCACACTGTCCGGAGCAG gTGACTTTCACGAAACCAAAAGCTCCAAGTTTCTCCTTTGGTCTGCGTCACTCAGAATACATCTCACCCCTCATTGCTGATGTGCCTGAATAA